AATGACTTGTTGTAGAAATGACTTCCTTTGtcactaataattgctcttgGAGTACCGAACCGGGTAAAAATAATTTTATGAAGGAATTGAAGTACCTATTTACCATCACAAGTAGTAGTTGTTGCAGCTTCCACCCTTTTAGAAACATAGTCCACTGCAAGTAGAATGTACTTATTATTATAAGATGAAGAgaaaggtcccataaagtctattcccCACACGTCGATCAACTCAACTTCTAGAATTCCTGTCAtcggcatttgatctcttcttaaTATGTTACCAGTCCTTTGGCAGTGATCACAACTCTTGACAAAGGTACTAGGAATTTTAATAACGTGGGCCAATAAAACACACAGTGCAGAACTTTTGTTGTTTTCCTTGTTCCTTCGAAGTGATCGCCACAATGTAGAGTATGCCAATGAGTAAGAATGGAAATCATCTCCTCTCCCAgacacatcttctaattatttgatcaacacaatgatgaaagagaatgggctcatcccaataataatgcttgacTTCTGAATTGAACATTTTAAGTTGCTACCTTGAAATGTCCGgaggcacaactttagctaccaaataattgACATAATCAGCGAACCACGGTAGCTTTTCTTCACTTTCAATATAAAATAACTATTCATCCAGAAAGTTGTAATCAATTTGTACCTCTTTCTCATTAGGCTCTTCTCTtttttccaatctagataaatgatctgCAATTAGATTTTCTGTATACTTTTTGTCACGAATTTCTATATCAAACTCTTGAAATAATAGGACCCATCTAATCAAGCGGGGTTCGGCATCCTTCTTGGTGATAAGGTACTTAATAACATAATGGTTTGTGTAGACAATCACattattaccaattaaatatggcctAAACTTATCGAACACAAAGACAATTGCAAGTAATTCCTTATCAGTAGTTACATAATTTAATTAAGCATCATTCAAGGTctgactagcataataaattgttCGAAATACCTTTTCAACTCACTGCCCCAGAACCGCTCCTACTACATAAACGCTCGCATCACACATAAATTCAAAGGGAAGTTGCCAATTTGGTGGTACCACGATCGGTGTAGTGATCAATTTCTCTTTCAAAGTATTGAAGGCACATCGAAAatcatcatcaaaattaacctATGTTCTATTCATTGATAAAGCTGACATGGGTTTAGAAATCTTGGAGAAATCTTTAATAAATCTCCTATAAAATCCAGCATGTCCAAGAAAACTCTAAACATCATCAAAAGTTCTCAATAGTTGATATATTTGCACAATCTACCTCTATGCCTTTGCTTGAAATCTTATGGCCCAAAACAATTCCTTCACTCACCATGAAGTGACATTTTTCACAATTCGAGACCAAATTAGATTCTTCGCATCTTTTTAACACATCCTCCAAATTTTGTAAACACATGTCAAATGAGGAGCCAAAGACCgtgaaatcatccataaatatttCAATGCTCTTTTCCAGCATATCTAAAAATATTGACATCATGCATCATTGAAAAGTAGTAGgggcattgcataatccaaaggGCATTCTACGTAAAAAGTAAACGTACCATCAGGACAAGTGAAATTCATTTTCTCTTGGTCTTCGGAAGCAATAGGTATTTGATGATAACCAGAGTACCCATCTAAGAAGTAATAGAATTGATGGTCTGGCAATCTATTGAGCATTTGATCAACAAAAGGCAATGGGAGGTCGTctttccttgttgccttgtttaatttctagtaatCAATACAAATTTTCCACCCCGTCACTATACGAGTTGGAATTAACTCATTGTTCGCATTTTTTACTACCATCATTCCACCCTTTTTCGAAACCACTTGTACCGGGCGTACCCAAGAACTATCCAAGATTGGATAAATAACAccagcatctaaccacttcaaAATTTCTTTCTGAACCACCTCTTTCATAGTGGGATTTGTCCTCCTTTGAGCGTCAATGTTAGGCTTGCTTTCCTCTTCCATTAGAATACGGTGCATAATAGTAGAGGGACTAATACCTTTTATATCAACTAAGGTCCAACAGATGGCCAATTTATGAGCTCGAAGAACTCTTAATAATTTTTCCTCTTCAACAGTAGATAATGAAGTTGAAATGATAACCAAGAGAGTATCATTCTTACCCAAATAAGAATCCTTAATATGTTCTAGTAAAGTCTTCAATTCAAGTATCGGTGGCTTCTCAATAGATGGTAGTGGTCTCTCGGGCACTTGTCTAAGCTCCTCATATTTCTTCTTATAAACAAGTCCAGCAGAATTTAACCAATTTACATATTCAATGACCTCAGTGTCATCACAGTCTTCCATACTTGGCAAAATAAGACTCATCTCAAGTGGATCTTTGATGAGTTTTCACTTTGACAGACATTCCTTAATTACATTCACACTAAAGCAACTATCACTTGCTCTAGGATACTTCAAAGCCTTGAACACATTAAATACAACTTCATCGCCCTGCACTCTTAGACTCAACTCTCCTTTTTGAACATTTATCAAAGCTTGACTGCTGGCTAaaaatggtctccccaaaataaTGGGAACAtattcatcttcctccatatcaagaacaatAAAATCAATGGGAAAGATGAATTTGTCCACTTTGACAAGAACGTCTTCAATAATACCTCGGGGGTGTGTTAATGAACGGTCGACCAATTGAAGAGTAACAGTAGTgggtctagcttcccccaaaccaagtcttctaaATACACACAGCGGCATTAGATTAATGCTTGCACCCAAATCTCATAAAGCACTCTCACAATGATAATTACCAATGCTGAAAGGTATAGTGAAACTACCCgaatctcttaacttttgaggaagcttcttttgagTAATTGCACTGCACTCTTCTGTCAAAGCCACGatttcataatcctccatttttctcttattagacaatatctctttcattaacttcacataactaggcatttgttAAAGAGCCTCTGCAAAGGGAATGTTAATGTGGAGTTTCTTAAATGCCTtgagaaatttggagaattgtttgtcaagattgACCTTTCGGAACCTTTGAGGATATGGTATTTTTGGTGTAGGCTTGTCTTTCCCTTTCTTCTGAAGATCTTCAGTAACCTTTTCTTGCTCTAGACTAGCTACCTGTTGATCCTATGTCTTCTCCACTTCATCTTGAATTGTAGGCCCCTCATACTTGgttccactcctcaaagtgaccGCCTGACATTGCTCTTTGGGATTTACCCCTATTTGACATTAACTTCGTTAGCTGGCCAATTTGTGTCTCCAAATTCCTTATTGAAGACCTTGACTCTGTCATGAACTTGTTCATCAGGTCAGGTTGTGCTGCTGATGGGTTCACTTGAGGGTGTGGTGGTGGTTAGGATGGGCGAAGATCATAATAGGGTCTAGGGTTAAACCCATATGTTGGTTGGTGAGGTGGGTACTGGAGCATATTCTGAACGTATGGTGGTTGTGCTCCTTGGTTTTTTTTCCAAGACGGGTTCGAGTGGTTTCTCCAAGTTGGGGTATATGACATGGAATATGGATTGTTGGATGGTCCTGGAAAATTACCTATAGCACGAGCCTGCTCAAACGACATGTTATTTACATCCGACAAGCAACTGGAAGTACTTGGGCATTTCTCATGAGGATGAGGACTTCCACAAATCTCACAGCCCTAAGCCTTTTGTACCTACATCGCCTGAGCGGATATGTTGTTCTACTTTAGTTGCTTGGTCAAAAATGCAACTTACACAGTAAGCAGATCAATAGGATCAACTTCTAAAACTCCTGCCACTTTCTTGTTTTTACGCTCTGTAggccaattataattattcatggccatttccTCTAACAGATCATAGGCCTCATTAGCATGTTTTCTCATAAATAGTCCTGGTGTTTcccccaaaccattgtaaaaagtGTGCACCAACATCCATTTCTCTATCCCGTGATGTGGGCACTTTCGAAGCAACTCCTTAAACCTTTCCCAAGCGCCATATAGAGACTCCCCCTCCAACTGATGgaaattattaatctctcctctAATTCGAGCTGATTTAGGAGTAGGAAAATACTTAGCAAGAAACTTCTGGGCAAGGTCCTCCCATGTGGCAATAGAGTTGTCTTGCAACAAGATCAACCACCTTTTAGCTCTATCCCTTAAAGAGAATGAGAACCGTCTCAATCGAATTGCATCACTAATTACCCCACATAGCTTGAATGTAGCACATATCTCTAAAAAGGTTGTGATGTGTAGATTAGAATCCTCGTTAGGTAGCCCCCCAAACTGAACACAGTCCTGCAACATCTAAATAATCAACGACTTGATCTCCAAGTTGTTAGCCTCTACATTAGGTAGATGAATACTAGAATGTATCCCTGTAATAGAAGGGAGTACATAATCCCTCAAAGGTGGGTTAGCCTCAACTGCAGCATTACCCTAATTCAAATTATTGTTGGCAACATTATTAACATCCGGCGCCATTCTTTCCAGTCTTttctgttttctttttcttttgcaaGTCTTCTCAATCTCAGGAACAATAGGCACCAATATATTCAAACCCTGACGTCACATAAACTAGATCACCtgaaattgagaaatttaaaagcaactcAATTTAGAAAACGTTATAATAAAACCAAAGTAGAACGAAAAACAATTCATTTTGATATTGAATATTACTCCCCAGCAATGGCGCCAAAATCTTGATCAGTGATATATGCATGCAAGTGTAcgtggtcgtgtcaagtaataaattctgtaagaacggatatcgtcccacggggactattaaccaattaccaataatcgcTTTTCACTTTGTATTCGGTGAATAaaatttaaatgaataattataaaatatgaacaaaatttaaataaatgtaaACATAGCAataaatcaaaagataaaaaggGAATcactaatcagttctaaatctcttcttcctattctaatagcaggttaacaaaaattgattcatattcttttttaagatataagatctcaacctatatgcaagttttctacatctctatgataaacctaaacacatagcaggcattaagAATGGTagcctaattactacacaagtcatacaggtactctcTTCCAATATGTAAACTAGATCTATATAACGAtagtgtagcgacccaaatttggtAATAAAGCTAGGGGCTtcgattagcgtgcctggagggcaataattgttatattgtattaatatgtgttaatttaatgaatatgtgattagagtgcatgtttaggcgattaaatatgcatgtgggccacatttggttgtcaggggcatatttgtaactttatcccgttgagggcataaatatgaaggtgatatatttgtgttgcacgtttcgagacggtcctagggagctgtttagctagaaagtcacaatggggtcaaatacccggctcgggagcggcctaggggtatttcgagaatattataacttgagtttgGGAATTTTTGGGTAATGGTTAGTGACACTTTGGTAACCTGGGTAACTATaagtaactcttgaggatagttactttaagtgtgaaagtggtatttttgcaagAGGATAGGGAAAgtctaggttgcccttgaggattagttagaatatTGAATAGAAGGAAGGGCAATTGGGTCTTTTGGTTTAGGGGATAGATAGCCTTGGCTGAATGAAAAGTTAGAACGTTCTCACCTCTTTGTTTATGCAAGAGTTGTGTTGGGGAGCTCTAGAGAAAACTAGGGAAAAATAGAAAAGAAGAAAGGAGCTAAGCTTCTTTGAGGCTAGGAAGGAAATCAAGGCTGAGAATTGGGTTAAATAGAATCAAGCAAAGGACAAGGTTAATTTAGAGGTAAGATTTCATATCTGATTTTTAGGTTTCTTTGcttattttgagaatttgggttGAGTGCTGAAGGTTGGATTTGTGGCTTGATATTGTGAAATCCAGCTTGGTAATCAAAGGGGTTTAGGTTGGAAttggaattggaggaagctcagaGTCGAATTTTAGTTTCAGGTAAGAATTGCGTGCATCTTTGAAGTtggtttctggtgtggtttaagatttttgaggggtggtttaagttttgtaagttctggtttaagttttatgaagttCTTAACCAATTTGTGGAAAATGAGTTTGAATGTGTGTTTGGGCTTGTAATTGATGTTTTAGAGTTGTCATGTGGTCTATTTGAGGTTTTGGaatgaatttgggacttaggtatgtcttgatattgatttgggagtgttttggctcgggaaaatgttggggaaaaacccagatttctgggttcgcgtatgggggtcgcggccctgttcttccgtgtcgCGGCGCTAGGATGTATCAGGGGAAGGGAATGTCTCTAGGCGCCATGGCCCCTAAGGGTCAGTGCTGCGGCACTAGggcatttctgggcaggggaaaatttcagtttttaggctttttcccagggggctcgagggacgcttctgccaccttgtgtggggatctgggaggtcccgagagctcgggattggttccgggagatgtttttgaattggttagtaatgagactgctatgtatgtgttgtgactaggttctcagcgtggctcgggttagaggagcgtgctcgagggttcagcgctcaagaagctcgggacacaggtaagaatgTTGTTGTACCCATAGTGCAGGGCAAGGcaccatagttgtgttgcagggcacgaccctatatgattatgtgttgggtgtagcccattgattatgttagcaTATGCTTAAGTTatgtttaattatgttgtgtGTGCATATaagtgaatgatcggcaagagctgaGAACGGtaaaggctgggaacggcgaaggccgagaacggtaaggGGCCGAGAGCATcatttagcacgcagagtgcgagttgccagggtggaaccctaaaggatacctgggatatccttacgatgTAGAACGCAACCTAAGGCCTGGTAAAGTGGTTGGGACGGCATAGCCGTATGTGTGTTAGCATGTTGGCGaatttgttatatgttgagtggttcatgtgcatatgttatctatttttgtggagttttcttgctgggcttcgattcacgagtgctctgtggtgcaggtaagggcaaggagaaagtcaaccgaccatgagtatggagagcgtgaggcgacgcatacatgtctggtctgcctggttgccacgaccaggggtatttttggaagatgCTTTTAATAATCCTTATTTTGTCGTATAGTCGACTTTAAGTGTATTACGAGTTGTAGATATTTATAAACAGTGttttggatcccaaatgttaaacgttttatgatttttagtaaatggaattattttcaacttTTATGACTCTGTAtatggtttaattacacatttgtcttaaaacctcgattagcgagttaaaagcacgttttaaactcacttagtaacgactctaaggtagtagggcattacaacttggtatcagagcgagccaaggtttattggttctggagattgaccgaacatgtacgctcgctgtcactaacaagctcgactcagggttggttggtatgattgattaatatgtttgaatatgtgcttgaatgccctgttttcctacttatttcatatagagcatgatgaatgagttaacctATTCATGACGCCAGGGCATGGCCGATTGTGGGTTacatgctatctgtatgttatatGGGTTACTGTTTTTGGTTGACTGTTGTAATTGGGAGGTGGTGTTgaattttgttatcatgcctgatgagcggcgtcgttggttgcaggcatacaATTTTGATGCCtcaacaatcatctagactctgcaGCAGTCGGgctgaggatgacaatcagggtcaagaccctccacctaccccacagaattggcaacaaatgtttgccgaaatggaagcaaggttGCAACGAATAGAAGAAGAACTCCGACAGCTGAGGCAggaggcccctccacaggtcactgggttgccaatatagcaggttgtggcgccagtgccggttcagcctgtgatggaaaacaggtgggaacctttgtatgaaaggtttaggaagcagcatcctcccacctttgagggtggaccagacccattgtgggcagagtagtggatgaatatggtttggTAGTGAACAATGGACCAGACCCATTGTGGCCAGCTACAGGTTTAGAGAatatgcccgcatctggtgggatgtagtggttcagagaaggaatgtggcagtcatgacttgggaagaattcaagaatgtatttaatgagaaatattaaagtgtagcagtccgagctgcaaaggtcgACGAgctcatcaacctgactcagaaccagaTGACGGTGACGGagtatgctttgaaatttgatcgattggaaaaatttgcgccagatttagtgccgactgatgcgacaAGAAGAGATAaatttgtacggggattgaacgttatgatctcCCATGATGTGAAGATGACCTTGGATCCAGgaactactacctatgctcaggtggtggacagggcccttacagctgagggggccgaggaccagatctggagagagagcactgttaggcgcgatgctaggaggaaagtgcctccttttattgtatctagtcggggtagtggccccagtgagcagaagaggcaAGCTCCAGATTCCTTTGCTCCTCCCAATTCTAATAGGAGGGTACGGGGAGtttttggtggccgtcagggcagaagtgaaaactggaggagtttcccagtgtgtcctcggtgcagacgacgacattagGGTGAGTGCAAGATCAGGgcttgctttgtctgtgggagtgccaatcatttgaagaaagGCCGTCGACAAGTCAAGAAGGAGGAGTtgaagcagggtgacagtctcgctcctgccagagtgtttactttgactcagactgaggcggaggctagcccctcagttgtgacaggtcagatttctagtgctgggtctttgtatactgcattgtttgattcgggagctacccactcgtttgtgtctgctagggtgatagatcagctgtgtagacctagtgttttgtctgctaggggttttcagactttgttgccaactggggagctagtagtctctaggagatgggttagagctttACCactagaggtagatggtagggaattgtctgttgatctgattgagcttgcgatggatgattttgacatgatcctagggatggattggttagcaaagtatggagcgacaattgactgcaagcgcaggatggtgacttttgaaccagaaggggagataccctttgtatttgtgggaacagccaGTGGACCGCggatacctatgatttcagcactgagcgctagagacctgatgcaggaaggctgcataggattcttagcgaatgttgtggatacctctagagttgagtcggttggaccaggtgagaccagattggtgtgtgagtttccagatttatttccagcggatctaccagggttgcctccgcagcgggagattgactttgttatagagttagcgccaggggtggagccagtatctagagcaccttatagaatggctccggcagagttcaaagagttaccatcagttaaggatcaaagaggaggacataccaaagaccgctttccgcacgaggtatggacactatgaattcctggtcatgtcctttggattaaccaatgccctagcagcttttatggatatgatgaatagagttttcaaggactatttggacaagtttgtgattgtgttcatcgacgacatcttggtgtactctcagtcagaggcagagcatgagcaacatctgcggctggtattgcagcggttaagggtgcataggttatatgctaagtttagtaggtgtgagttttggttacagcaagtcacgtttctggacCATATCATCTTTAAGGAAGGGAtcctggttgacccaagtaagattgaggcactaagatattggcctagaccgagcaacgttccagaagtgagaagttttctaggattggcaggatattatcggtggtttgttgaggggttctccaggatagctacaccgttgacagaattgatgaaaaagaagacaaagtatgtttggaaagacagatgtgagaacagtttcaaagaattgaagcagcgattgatcactgcgccagtgttgACTTTGCCGACAAATAATGAGAAATTCGTGGTTTACAGTGATGCTTCCagatagggtttggggtgtgtgctgatgcaagctggtaaggtgatagcttatgcatcgaga
The genomic region above belongs to Humulus lupulus chromosome 1, drHumLupu1.1, whole genome shotgun sequence and contains:
- the LOC133833083 gene encoding uncharacterized protein LOC133833083 translates to MEDCDDTEVIEYVNWLNSAGLVYKKKYEELRQVPERPLPSIEKPPILELKTLLEHIKDSYLGKNDTLLVIISTSLSTVEEEKLLRVLRAHKLAICWTLVDIKGISPSTIMHRILMEEESKPNIDAQRRTNPTMKEVVQKEILKWLDAGVIYPILDSSWKLNKATRKDDLPLPFVDQMLNRLPDHQFYYFLDGYSGYHQIPIASEDQEKMNFTCPDDMLEKSIEIFMDDFTVFGSSFDMCLQNLEDVLKRCEESNLVSNCEKCHFMVSEGIVLGHKISSKGIEELLAIVFVFDKFRPYLIGNNVIVYTNHYVIKYLITKKDAEPRLIRWVLLFQEFDIEIRDKKYTENLIADHLSRLEKREEPNEKEVQIDYNFLDE